A DNA window from Megalobrama amblycephala isolate DHTTF-2021 linkage group LG11, ASM1881202v1, whole genome shotgun sequence contains the following coding sequences:
- the LOC125278907 gene encoding G-protein coupled receptor family C group 6 member A-like, with the protein MLHTFTAMKSRLEVCVLAVMMLSMGLWVRCDIPSSLCGAYMEGDVNIAIFNSIHSKVINLHKRTRPQPFVCTDFDLVTFLQSLGAIFTIEEINNSMLLPGIKLGYKVCDPCASPTKALHCVEHLLAINDSLPALSDYSDFRPPVKALLGERYSELSIAIAKLLSLYLCPQVSTQSSAPVLSDKLRYPSFMRVIPSDIYQAQALVKLVSHFSWNWVGVVYGDDDYGRAAYQSFVEESAGKICADFVKVVPHYLDHVDIEKYIKDAAKTIRESSAKVVLLILKPQLVEKLFKEMIQTNTSRVWIASDVWSLYRPLTKMNDIKKVGKIFGFSFTMGNIPGFEDYLRNLRPTPGARNDYIEEYKQQRLNCSLWPSNCTVDDILYAVDHREAYGERVAIYAIAHGLRKLLKCNETACSGETNFPPWKLVESMRSVNFTLDGNRYFFDEHGDFVDGYDLIMWKENGDERIIEVVGKFLLNKGDVEIFSQYQSINNSLPLSKCSNSCMPGYAKNQSKISCCYNCVECPEGKYTDGYDLPECLKCPDGKWSLNGSSKCEEYLEIYLAWSNSYPIALLVATAIGLALVFTSFIIFSVHRYTTVIKKADNTMSCFMLLGLTVSFVSVIMFIGRPTVHHCRAQQALYGLGFTLCVSCILVKAYRTFLAFMAFDPDKQHQLKKLYKPVINLVLLTGAQGLILLLWMTLGKSPVPDIKWPGSDLEKYVVCDEGSIIGFGVMHGYIALLAFICFFLAFKGRKVPHDFNETGVIIFSMLIHLFVWLCFIPIYIERNKTEQRHIVQASAILVSNYGIIFCHFVPKCYIVLWELSEHSRASIMGRLAGGIKDDAASDINIFHGGRNTPDSGIISPGVGPLVIEISAIHKDVSSTIKTEDFFNMDRGSIDPTVSRHVQLRQRHSTK; encoded by the exons ATGCTCCATACATTTACAGCCATGAAGTCCCGTCTTGAGGTTTGTGTGCTGGCTGTGATGATGCTGAGCATGGGATTGTGGGTCCGTTGCGACATTCCCAGCTCCCTGTGCGGAGCGTACATGGAAGGAGACGTTAACATCGCAATTTTTAACTCAATACACTCAAAAGTAATCAACCTTCATAAGCGAACTAGACCTCAGCCATTCGTCTGTACTGA TTTTGATCTGGTCACATTTCTACAATCGCTGGGTGCCATCTTTACAATTGAAGAAATCAATAACTCCATGTTGCTTCCGGGGATTAAGCTGGGATATAAAGTCTGTGATCCCTGTGCATCTCCCACCAAAGCACTGCACTGTGTGGAACATTTACTGGCAATTAACGACTCTCTGCCGGCCCTTTCAGACTACTCAGACTTTCGTCCGCCAGTGAAAGCTCTTCTGGGAGAAAGATACTCAGAGTTATCCATCGCTATTGCCAAGCTCCTCAGCCTCTACCTGTGTCCTCAG GTCAGCACCCAATCCTCTGCGCCAGTTCTGAGTGACAAACTGCGGTATCCGTCTTTCATGCGCGTGATTCCGAGTGACATCTACCAAGCTCAGGCGCTGGTCAAGCTCGTATCTCATTTCTCATGGAACTGGGTTGGTGTCGTGTATGGAGATGATGACTACGGTAGAGCGGCCTACCAAAGCTTTGTGGAAGAATCAGCGGGAAAAATATGTGCTGACTTTGTGAAAGTGGTACCACACTACTTGGACCACGTTGACATCGAAAAGTACATCAAAGATGCTGCCAAGACCATAAGAGAGTCTTCTGCCAAGGTGGTGCTGCTCATTCTGAAGCCACAGCTGGTGGAGAAGCTTTTCAAGGAGATGATCCAAACCAACACAAGCAGAGTCTGGATTGCAAGTGACGTCTGGTCCTTATACCGGCCCTTAACAAAGATGAACGACATAAAAAAAGTGGGTAAAATATTTGGCTTTTCTTTTACCATGGGAAATATACCAGGGTTTGAAGACTACTTGAGAAACCTCAGGCCAACGCCAGGAGCAAGAAATGACTACATAGAAGAGTACAAGCAGCAGAGACTGAACTGCTCGCTGTGGCCCTCGAACTGCACCGTAGATGACATTCTGTATGCAGTGGACCACAGAGAGGCCTACGGAGAGAGGGTGGCCATATATGCTATAGCGCATGGGCTCAGGAAACTCCTGAAGTGCAACGAGACCGCCTGCTCCGGAGAGACCAACTTCCCACCCTGGAAG CTAGTGGAAAGTATGCGCAGTGTGAATTTCACACTCGATGGCAATAGATATTTCTTTGATGAACACGGTGACTTTGTGGATGGCTATGACCTCATTATGTGGAAGGAAAATGGTGATGAACGAATTATTGAAGTTGTGGGAAAATTCCTACTGAATAAAGGAGACGTGGAGATCTTCAGTCAATACCAGTCTATAAATAACAGC ctgcCCTTGTCCAAGTGCTCAAATTCTTGCATGCCTGGTTATGCGAAGAACCAGTCAAAGATCTCCTGCTGCTACAACTGCGTTGAATGTCCTGAAGGAAAATATACTGATGGATATG ATCTCCCCGAATGCCTAAAATGTCCAGACGGAAAGTGGTCTCTTAATGGGTCAAGTAAATGCGAGGAATACCTGGAGATATATCTGGCTTGGAGTAATAGTTATCCCATAGCTCTGTTAGTGGCTACAGCAATAGGCTTGGCTCTGGTGTTCACCTCATTCATCATTTTCAGTGTGCACAGATACACCACAGTCATCAAAAAAGCTGACAATACAATGTCTTGTTTCATGTTACTGGGGCTGACGGTCAGCTTTGTCAGCGTAATCATGTTTATTGGCAGGCCAACTGTGCATCATTGCAGGGCACAGCAGGCCTTGTACGGTCTCGGTTTCACCCTGTGCGTTTCATGCATCCTGGTTAAAGCCTACCGCACTTTCCTGGCTTTCATGGCCTTTGATCCAGACAAGCAGCACCAGCTTAAAAAACTCTACAAGCCTGTTATAAATTTGGTCCTGCTTACGGGTGCTCAAGGACTCATCCTGTTGTTATGGATGACTTTGGGAAAGTCTCCTGTACCAGATATAAAGTGGCCTGGAAGTGACCTAGAAAAATATGTTGTCTGCGACGAGGGCTCCATTATAGGTTTTGGGGTGATGCATGGTTACATAGCTCTATTGGCCttcatttgtttctttcttGCATTCAAGGGTAGAAAAGTCCCACATGATTTCAATGAGACAGGGGTCATCATTTTCAGCATGTTGATTCATCTGTTTGTTTGGCTTTGCTTTATTCCTATTTATATTGAAAGAAACAAGACCGAACAGCGGCACATTGTTCAGGCTTCAGCCATCCTGGTTTCCAACTATGGcataatattttgtcattttgtccCAAAGTGCTACATAGTCCTGTGGGAACTGTCCGAGCACTCAAGGGCATCGATCATGGGGAGGTTAGCTGGAGGCATTAAAGATGACGCTGCCTCTGACATTAACATATTTCATGGGGGCCGAAACACTCCAGACTCAGGCATCATCTCCCCTGGTGTAGGACCACTGGTGATAGAGATCAGTGCGATTCATAAAGATGTTTCCAGTACTATAAAGACTgaggatttttttaatatgGATAGAGGCAGTATAGATCCCACAGTGTCCCGCCATGTCCAGCTGAGGCAAAGACACAGtacgaaataa